TTTGTCAGGGTGGACGCCATGAACGCTCTCTCAATTTCCGATAACTGGCCTGGTTAAAGCCAGGCAAGCTTGCCACGGCCTGAACATCACGATCAGGCCATGGCGAATTAACTCAATCAGCGCTTCAGACGGTAGGTCTGGTGGCAGGCGCTGCACTCGCCGCCGAGCGTCTTCAGAGCAGCACCTACCGCTGCCTGATCAGCCGGCATGGAAGCGAGGATTGTTTCAGCTTCCTTGGAAAGCTTCAGAGACTTCGCCTTGAAGTCATCCATGTTCTGCCAGATGGCGGGCGCTGCAGCCGTGTTGCCACCGGTTTCGGAACCAGCCGGGAAGTGGTTTGGAAAATCCTTGGCGTCAGCGGCAATGGTGGAAAGTGCCTTCTTCACCGTTTCAGCGTCGTAAGGCTTTTCACCCTTGGCAATCGCACCGAGCGCGCCGACAGAAGCACCGATCTGCTTCATCTGCGCCTGGCGGACGGCCTGCGGTTCATCGGCTGCAATGGCTGCAGCGGCGCCAAGACAGATGGCCATGGTGGCGGCAATGGCTGTGCGGAACTTCATGAATTTTCCCTCTCGCTTGTGACGCGACAGGCCATCCCCGAAGCGTCTCGACAACAGCCGCAGATTACACGCCAGCACGTTGAAAGAAAGGCGTTTTTCGGCGCACACAAAGTTGTGAACCGCTGCGCCAAAATGTAGCGAAAGCTCAGGTTTTCACCGGCTGTAAACCATGACGGAAAGCGAAAAAGCCCGGCAGAGCGATGGCTCCCGCCGGGCTTCAACCTGCGATGGTTCGCGCTTACTTGGAAGCGGCTTCGTACATTTCCAGCACGTAATCCCAGTTGATCAGGCTGTCGACAAAGGCTTCCAGATACTTCGGACGCGCATTGCGATAGTCGATGTAGTAGGAGTGTTCCCAGACGTCGACGCCGAGGATCGGGGACGCGCCGTGAACCAGCGGGTTTTCGCCGTTCGGGGTCTTGGAGATGACGAGCTTGCCATCCTTCAGCGACAGCCAGGCCCAGCCGGAGCCGAACTGCGTGGTGCCGGCAGCGATGAAATCTGCCTTGAACTTGTCGTAGCCGCCGAGATCGCTGTCGATTGCAGCCTGCAGCTTGCCCGGAAGCTTGTTGCCGCCGCCATCCTTCTTCATCCACTTCCAGAAATGGATGTGGTTGTAGTGCTGGGCAGCATTGTTGAAGAGACCGGCATTGGTGCCGAAGGACTTCTTGACGACCTCCTCGACAGACAGGTCTGCCATACCGGCTTCAGCAGCCAGCTTGTTGCCGTTGTCGACATAGGCCTTGTGGTGCTTGTCGTGGTGGTATTCCAGCGTCTCCTTCGACATGAAGGGCTGCAGGGCTTCGTAGTCGTAAGGGAGTTCAGGAAGTTCGAAGGCCATAATCTTACTCCTTTTTCGGCAGAACCTTTGGATATCAGGTTGAGCGGGAACATAGGTTCCCGCGCGGCCATAGGCAACCGGCCAGAGGGGAAAATTCGGCACATCCGCCATTTGACTCCAGCAAAGTTTTGCTCCCTCCTCAGGCTTCGTCACGCCGGAAAATTTTCAGGAGATTCTTATGACAAAACCAACCGTCGTCTTCGCAACCGGCCTCCTGCTGTGCGCGTCGACGCTTGCAGCTCATGCCTCCTCGGACGATGCCTGGGCGGGATTTGCGAAGGAGGTGGAGGCGGCCTGCGGCAAGGCGGCATCGCGGCTCATCGAGAAACCGGTGAGCGTGGTGGATCCCTATGGCAGCGAGAGCTATGGCCTGGCGCTCGTCAGCGGCAAGGCCAAGGGGGCAAAACAGACTATTTCCACCATCTGCGTGTTCGACAAGAAGACGAAGAAGGCCGAAGTGGGCTCGGAGCTTTCTGCAGACCAGGTGAAGGTTACGCCGAAGCGGTAGGCATACCGTCTGCTACCGTACAGAAACCGATGGAACTCTTAGGGCCTGCTGCCTGTTGCGCAAGCGGGAAAACTCAGGAGAGACATCATGAACAGACGCAACATTCTGGCCGGAATGGCAGTTGCCAGCGCCTTCCCGCTTGCGACCCATGTGCTTGCGCAGGGCGCAGGTCAGGCAGCAGGCGCGAAGGGCAGCGCCATGGGCAAGGACAAGATGAAGGCGCTGATGGGCGGCGAATTCGCCACCGAAACCAGCAAGCTGGCGGCTCAGAACGCCTCTTCCCCGGCAGTCAAAACTTTCGCCCAGCTTGAGATTCGTGAACAGGCGGCGGTCGCCGAAGCGTTCGGCTCGAAACCCGGTGCAGTCAGCCTCGACGACAAGCACAAGGCCATGCTGCAAAAGCTGCAGGCAGCCAAGGGTGCGGAATTCGACAAGATGTACATCGAAGGCCAGATTAAGGGCCATGAGGAGCTGTTGGCGATCCACAAGGACTACGCCCGCTCCGGCAAGGACGAGATGGCGCGAGGTGCTTCGACGGTGGCCGTACCGGCCATCGAAACGCATCTTGCCATGCTGAAGACGATCCAGAACTCGCTCGGCTGAGTGAACAACATTTCCCCGCCTGTCACGACGGCAGGCGGGGAAAGAGATTCATCTCGCGACGCGGGGCGAGGCTTCGTACCAGCCCTTCGAGCGGTTGACGATCCAGACGATGGTCAGCATGACCGGCACCTCGATCAGCACACCGACGACCGTTGCAAGAGCGGCCCCTGAGTGGAAGCCGAACAGGCTGATGGCTGCGGCGACCGCCAGCTCGAAGAAGTTCGATGCCCCGATCAGCGCCGAGGGGCCGGCTACGCAGTGCTTCTCGCCCGACCATCTGTTGAGAAGATAAGCGAGACCCGAGTTCAGATAGACCTGAATGAGGATCGGCACGGCAAGCAGCGCGATGACGCCCGGCTGGGCAATGATCTGTTCTCCCTGAAAGCCGAAGAGCAGGATGAGTGTAGCGAGCAGCGCTACCAGCGACAGCGGGCCAAGACGTGCCAGCAGCCTGTCCAGCGCATCCGCCGAACCCCCGGCCAGCAACGCACGACGGATAACCTGCGCAACGACAACCGGAATGACGATGTAGAGCGCGACCGACAGGACCAGCGTATCCCACGGCACGGTGATAGCGGACAGACCGAGCAGCAGGGCGACGATGGGCGCGAAGGCGACAATCATGATCGCGTCATTCAGCGCTACCTGGCTCAGCGTAAAATGCGGCTCACCTTTGGTGAGGTTCGACCAGACGAACACCATGGCTGTGCAGGGAGCCGCCGCCAGCAGGATGAGGCCGGCGATATAGCTGTCTATCTGCGTTTCCGGAAGCAGGGGTCGAAACAGCCAGCCGATGAAGAACCAACCGAGCAGCGCCATCGAGAAGGGCTTGATCGCCCAGTTGATGAACAGCGTAACGCCGATACCACGCCAGTGCTGACCGACCTCTCTCAAGGCGGCGAAATCGATTTTTAACAGCATCGGGATGATCATCAGCCAGATGAGAACCGCAACCGGCAGATTGACCTTTGCCACTTCCAGCGCACCGATGGCCTGGAACACTGCCGGAAAAGCATGACCGAGCGCCACGCCGACAACAATGCACAGGGCGACCCAGAGGGTGAGATATCTTTCGAAGGTCGACACGATGCTCAGCCTTTACCGTTACCGGAGGTAGCGCCTTCCAGGGCGCCGATTTCCTTCAGCTTCGCCTGAAGCGCGAGCTTATCCAGAGAGGACAGAGGCAGATTGACGAAGGCGGCAATGCGATTTTTCAGAAAACGGGCGGCTTCGGCAAAGGCCTGCAGCTTTTCAACCTCGGTGCCTTCCACGGCAGCCGGATCCTCGATGCCCCAATGCGCCGTTGCCGGATGACCAAGCCAGACCGGGCAGGCTTCCCCTGCTGCATTATCACAGACAGTGAAGATGAAATCGAATACGGGCGCGCCCTGTTCCGCGAACTCATCCCAGCTTTTCGAGCGAAACCCTTCATGCGGGTAGTCCAGCGCCGCAAGCGTTTTCAGGGCCAGCGGATGGACTTCGCCCTTGGGCTGGCTGCCGGCGGAAAAGGCACGGAAACGCCCCTGCCCTTCTTTCTGGAGAATGGCCTCGCCCAGAATAGAGCGCGCTGAATTGCCCGTGCAGAGGAACAGCACGCTATAGATTTTTTCGGTCATGATATCCGGTCTCTAGCAGGTCTTGGTGTTTGCACCCGGCGCGCAGCAGGGCGTGAGTTCGGCGATGATGGGAGCACAGATCTGGGAGTTTCCGCCGCAGCAATCTTTCAGCAGAAACAATGTCACGGCACGCAATCCATCGAGATCGGCGCGATAGATGATGGAGCGGCCCTGACGTTCGGCCAGAACCAGACCAGCCTGCGACAGCGTGGACAAATGGGCGGACATGGTGTTTTGCGGCACATCCAGCGCTTTGGCAATTTCACCCGCCGCCATGCCCTCCGGTTCTCTGGAAACCAGGAGCCGGAAGGTTTGCAGCCGCGTGGACTGCGCCAGTGCGCCAAGCGCATCAATTACGTTTTTCTCATCCATATATCCGGATTAATGGATATGTTTGGGCGTGTCAATGCTGAAAGCGAGGAAGGCGACTCGTGGTAGCGCCAGTTTATTCATAAAGGGCTTTCAGCGAGTTTCCGTCATGCTCGGGCTTGTCCCGAGCATCTACAAACGCTTGATTTTGTTGGACGTCAGTAGATCCTCGGCACAAGGCCGAGGATGACGTCGCGGGTGGTAGGCAGAATTGTCAGCAGTCTGAGGCGCCGCGCAGGCGCCTCCAAACCCTTGCTCAAGCCGCGGCTTTCTTGCCCGACTTTGCCCAGTCCATGTAAAGCTCCAGTGCCTTGCGAGCGATGGGGCCTTCCTGGAACTGCTGGTCGTCCAAGCGGTTGATCGGCACGATCTTGGAATAGTTGCCGGAGGTGAAGATCTCGTCGGCGGCCTTGAAATCCTCCACCGTCAGCGTGCATTCGCGCACATCGTGACCGGCGGCGCGCAACAGGCCGATGACGCGCGAACGGGTGATCCCTGAGAGGAAGGTGCCATTGGCAACCGGCGTCATGATGACACCGTCCTTGACCATGAAGATGTTGGAGGACGCCGTTTCCGCCACATTGCCGTTCATGTCGCGCATCAGGGCATTGTCGAAACCGCGGTTCTTTGCCTCGATGATCGCGCGCCCGCTATTGGGGTAGAGGCTGCCGGTCTTGGCGGATGTCATGGCGACTTCCGGGTTCGGCCGGCGGAAGGGCGATACCGTCAGCGAACTGGGCTGGGCGGTATGCATGGGTGCTTCGAACAGGCAGAGCGCGAAGCGGGTGGATTCCGGATCGGCAGCGACGACGGAGAAGGGCGAACCATGCTCGGCCCAATACATGGGCTTGATGTAGATGGCGGTCTTTCCATCGAACTTCTTCACGCCTTCCAGCGCCAGATGCTCGATTTCTTCCGGCGTCTTGGTGGGCTTCATGCCCATGTTGATGGCGGAGCGATTGACGCGCTGGCAATGCAGATCGAGATCCGGCGAGATGCCGTCGAACCAACGCGCGCCGTCAAACACCGTGGAGCCCAGCCACATGGCATGCGATGTCGGGCCGATGAGCGGCGGGTTACCGCTGATCCATTCGCCATCGACGAAGGTCCAGGTGGTGCTGCGGGGCGCTGTGTTGACGGACATTTTTCTTCTCCTCGGATACCGTTTTCACGCCACTGAATGCCCGTGAGACGGGAGGGTCAAGAATTTTTTGCCGCTGATTTTTTGATTGAAAGAAAATTGCGCCAAAGCGGAAAATCCGGACATTTCCCGCCTCCATCGGTCAGGCGCACACATAGACCTATCAGCCTGAGTGATCGATCACCATCACGGCTGGCGCTGATGCTGTTGCGGCTGCGGCAGGAGTGGAGAATCCTGGCCGGAGTTCTGGCCGGATATTCTTGCCGAGCTGAACTGGCGGTCGATCATCGGGATACTCATGACAATGGCGATGAGAGCCACAAGCAACAGGAACCAGGTAATACGCATAGGCCTCGTTTCTCATTCATCGAACACGCGTCTTCGCATGCTTATGCGGCACAAATTCGGTGCTTGCCATGCGTTGCGTCAAATGCCACCTCATTCGACGCGGCCATGCTCCGCCAGAAAATCGAGAAGTGCGCGGATACGCGAGGGAAGCGGGCCTTTCTGGCCGACATAGACGGCGTAGAATTCTTCGCGGTCGCCCGGATTGAACTCCTCCAGCAGAGGCACGAGTCGCCCCGCCCGGATATCGTCCGCCACCACGAACGAGCCCATGCGCACGATGCCTATTCCCGCCAGCGCGAGTTGGCGCATGCCTTCGCCATCATTGACCTGCACGCGACCGGATGGGGTGACGGCGATTTCGATATCTCTCTCGCGGAACGGCCAGTCGCGGACACTACGGCTATAGCCGAATCGGAGAAGATTGTGCCGGGAGAGCTCATCCGGGTGGAGCGGGGTTCCATGCCGCTCCAGATAGGCGGGAGACGCCGCCACCGTGAGACGGGTCTCGCCCAGCTTGCGGGCAATGAGACTGGAACTCTTCAGCGGGCCGGTGCGAACCGCGATATCCGTGTGGTCGGCCATCAAGTCTACCACCGTATCGGTCTGGGCGATATCGAGCGTTACGCCCGGAAAGCGTGCCAAAAACTTCGGCAGAAGCGGATTGAGCCGGTGTGCCAGATAGACGGAACTGGTGTTGAGGCGAATGCGGCCCACCGCTTCCACGGCAGAAGCCGCGGCACGTTCCGCATCCTCGATACTGGCGAGAATGGAGGCGGATCGCTCGTAGAACTCCCGGCCCTCCGGCGTCAACCGGAACTGGCGCGTGGAACGGTTGATCAGCCGAACATTCAGGCGGCTCTCCAGACGAGAGATCAGCTTGCTGACGGCAGACGGCGTCAGGGAAAGTGCGCGCGCAGCAGCTGAAAAGCCGCCCTGCTCCACCACGGCCACATAGACCTCCATTTCCGCCGAGCGGTTGACATCCAGTCGCGCCATTTGTGCCTCTATGTCACAGGTGATGTTCTATCCGGCATTCTAGTTCACAAGAACCAGCAAGGCTATCTCCCGGACATCCTTTCATTCGAACAATAGGAAGTTCGATTATGCCTATCGCTCTCTACGCCCTGACTGCGGGCGCCTTCGGAATCGGGGTCACCGAATTCGTGATCATGGGATTGCTGCGGGAAATCGGGGCTGACCTTAGCGTATCCATTGCGCAGGCCGGACTGCTAATTTCCGGCTACGCTCTTGGCGTGGTCTTCGGTGCGCCTATCATGACAATCCTGACTGCGCGCATGCCGCGCAAGCGCGTACTTCTCGGCCTGATGGTCATCTTCATCATCGGCAACATTGTCTGCGCCATTGCCCCCAGCTATTCGCTGATGATGGTAGCCCGCATGGTGACGGCGCTTGCGCACGGCACCTTCTTCGGCGTCGGCTCCGTGGTGGCAACCAGCCTCGTTGCAGAAAACAAGCGTGCCAGCGCCATTGCGGTCATGTTTACCGGCCTGACGGTTGCGAACGTCCTGGGCGTTCCGTTCGGCACCTGGCTTGGCCAGACACTGGGCTGGCGCTCCACCTTCTGGGCCGTAAGTCTCGTGGGCATCGCCGCGTTGCTGGTCATCGCCGCCCTGTTGCCGAAGGACGACCAAGCACCTGACGTCACAGACTGGCGGGCGGACCTGCGTGCCATTGGCCGCCTGCCGGTTCTGCTGGGCCTTGCCACGACGGTGTTCGGCTATGCCGGTGTCTTTACCGTTTTCACCTATATCGCGCCGCTTCTGACACAGGTGGCCGGTCTTTCGGACAGCGCCGTCTCGCCCATTCTTCTCGTATTCGGCGGCGGCATGATCATCGGCAATATTCTGGGTGGAAAACTGGCTGATCGCAATCTCGGCAGGACATTGACGGTCACGCTGATCGCGCTTGGCCTGTCGCTCGGGCTCATGCCGCTCTTCTTCGCCTCGGGCTGGTCCAGCGTGCTGATCGTTGGCCTGACCGGCATCGCCGCCTTTGCCACCGTTGCGCCGCTGCAAATGTGGGTGATGGGCAAGGCGAAGGGTGCAGGCGAAGTGCTAGTGTCCAGCTTCAACATTGCCGCCTTCAATCTGGGCAATGCACTGGGCGCCTGGGCCGGTGGCTATGCCATCGACCATGGGCCGGGTCTGGCCGCCGTGCCCTATGTCGCGGTTGTTTTCCCGGTGCTTGCCGTAATCGTTGCGTGGCTTGCCATGCGCGGCAGCCAGGATGCGCCCGAGGTTGCCGTTGCGAGACCCACGGCTTGACCTGACGGATCTGGAACCCAAGTTACAACGGGTTCCATTCCGGCCTTCCGAAAGGCCCCTTTTTCACCACCATGTTTGACGAGGTACATATGATTGAGACCGTTACCGCCAATGGCGCCAACATCCCGGCGCTCGGCTTCGGCACTTTCCGCATGCCGGGCGAAGATGTCATGCGCGTCGTTCCCAAGGCGATCGAGCTTGGCTTCCGCCACATCGATACGGCGCAGATCTATGGCAACGAGGCCGAGGTCGGCGCTGCCATCCAGCAATCCGGCGTGGCCCGCGGCGACATTTTCCTGACCACCAAGGTCTGGGTCGACAAATTTGCACCCGATGCCTTTGCCGCATCCGTGGATGAAAGCCTGAAGAAGCTGAAGACGGACCATGTGGACCTGCTTCTGCTGCACTGGCCGCAAAGCGATGTGCCGCTGGCCAGCCGCATGGAGAGCCTCAACGCCGTCAAAAAGGCGGGCAAGGTGCGCAATATCGGCATTTCCAACTTCAACATCGCCATGATGGAGGAAGCGGCAAAGCTTTCGGATGCGCCGATCGCCACCAACCAGGTGGAACTCCACCCCTATCTCGACCAGTCGAAACTGCTGGAAGCGGCCCGCAAACACGGCATTTCCCTGACCGCTTACTATCTGATGGCGGATGGCCGCGTGCCGAAGGACGAGGTGCTGAAAGACATCGGCTCGCGCCATGGCAAGACGGCGGCACAGGTGGCGCTGCGCTGGGCCGTACAGCAGAAGGATGTCATCGCGCTGTCCAAAACGGCGACCGTGGAGCGCCTTCAGGAGAATTTCGACATCTTCGATTTCGATCTGACGGACGCGGAAATGGGCGAGATTTCAAAGCTTGCCAAGCCCGACGGCCGCATCGTCAACCCCGGTCACCTGCGCCCGCCCCATTGGGATTGAGCGGGGGAGCGGTCGATCTCACTTCACGTAGTGATATCGGCACTGAATGATTTGCAGGCGCTGGTCTTCTCCGGCGCCTGCAACATTATAAACAATGCGATGGTCCGCAGTGATGCGGCGGGACCAGAAACCGGAGAGACTGCCTTTCAACGGTTCCGGCTTACCTATCCCGGAAAAGGGCGACCGTTTCATGTCCTTGATCAGTTGATGGATGCGCAGGACCACTGCCTGATCACTCTCAACCCAGAATTCATAATCAGCCCAGGCCTGTTCGGTCCAGACCAGTTTCATTCGCCGGTCGGATCCCGCTCGATCACCTTGCCCCCAGCCAACTGCTCCATGCTCTCACGCAGGCGATCCGCGTTCGCAGGGTTGGAGAGAAGATGCAGCGTCTCCTGCATGCTCTCAAATTCGCCTTCCGCGATGACGACCACGGATTCCGCTCCCTGACGCGTCACCAGAAGCGGCGCTCGCGATTCGAGCACCGCATCAAAATGCGAGGCGAAGTTCTGTCGGAATTCCGTGAAGCGAACGTGAGGCATAGGTCACCTTTTTATGTACAGAAATCTGTACATATATTATGGCAACACGTCAACGCAGGAAGTGGTAGGCCAGGTACACCGCGATGAGAAGAACGGCCGCGATGCCGGTGATGAGGCTGAGGCGTTTTTCGATGAAGTGGCGCATTTCCTCGCCATAGCGGTTCAGAAGCCAGGCCAGCGCAAAGAAGCGCGCGCCACGAGCGACAATGGCCGAGACGATGAACCAGAACAGGCTGAAATTTGCGACGCCCGAAAGAATGGTCACCACCTTGATGGGTGGCAGATGCGCGGCACCGGAGGTGACGAGCAGCAGGAGGATCGTTTCCCAGTTCACGGACGCGGCCAGTTCATCAAAGGTATCGAGCTTGCCGTAGAGAGCGAGAACCGGCTTTGCGATCGTCTCGAACGCGTAATGACCGATCATCCAGCCCAGGATTCCGCCCAGCACCGATGCCGCCGTTGCGATGGCCGCATAGAGATAGGCGCGCTTTGGCCTCGCCAGTACCATGGGTACGAAAAGCACATCGGCGGGCACGAGGAAGAAGGAACTTTCCACGAAGGCGATGATGGCGAGCCACCACGCGGCAGCCTTGCGGGCAGCGAGCGCCATGGTCCAGGCGTAGAGTTTGCGCAGCATGGGAATTCCTCGAAGAATGACCCCGCCGCCTTAGAGGGTGATGAACGGCGTTGCAAGGTGATTGCCCCTGACGATGGGACTTGCCAAAGATTGGAAGCCACACTACCTTTCAGTGGAAAGGATTGAGCACAATGGTTTCGCCAGAAAGAGAAAACTCGTCAACCGCCAGTGTCGTGGTGTCAAAAGCGGTGCTGCGCGCCTGCGAGCGGCTGGAAATACGGGGGCGTCTGCTGGGTCGCATTCTGGGCCTATCCGAGGCCTCGATCTCGCGCCTCAAGCGCGGTGACCTGACACTTTCACCGGAGGAGAAGTCGTTCGAACTGGCCCTGTTGTTCATCCGCCTATTTCGCTCGCTGGATGCCATCACCGGGGGCGACGAAGGCGTGGCCCGCGCCTGGATGCGCAACGAAAACAGCGCGCTCGGTGGCGTGCCGATCGACCGTATTCTCACGATTGCAGGTTTGACCGATGTCCTTGCCTATCTGGACGCCCGACGCGCTCTCGTCTGAAGCACAGCCCATCGAGGGCCGCTTCTGGCGACTGGTGGAAGCGCAGCATCAGGTATCGACCATGAAACTGGTGGATACGGTGGATGAACAGGCGCTTCTGGAAAGCCTGCTGGAGGCCACAAAGCCCGTTCTTCCGCCGGAGGCAATCGGACTGGACTATCTGCTGGCCACGCCGTTTCGCTACGGTGCGATCTACCCCCATGGCTCCCGCTTTCGCCGTGCGGGCCGAACTCCGGGCGTCTTCTACGCAGCCAAAGCCGTATCGACCGCTGTGGCGGAGATGGCATTTTACCGACTGTTGTTCTTTGCCGAATCTCCGCTGACGCCACTTCCGGCGAATGCTGCCGATTATACTGCCTTTGCAGCTGAGATCAGCACGCAGGCAGGTCTCGACCTTTCAGCGCCGCCACTGTCCGAGGACGATCTGCTCTGGACGCATCCGACAGAGTACAGCGCCTGTCAGACGCTGGCGGATAGCGCACGAACGGCAGGCATCGAGGCTCTCTTGTACCGCTCGGTGCGCGATCCGGCCCGTGGCATGAACATCGCGCTCCTGACGGCCAAAGGCTTTGCGAAGCGCGAGCCGGTGGAGCGCCAGAGCTGGCGCATTCATTTCTCCGCCCGCCATGTGCAGGCGCTTTGCGACTTCCCGCGCCAGCGCATCGGTTTTCGGCTGGATGATTTTGCGCAGGATCCGCGGATCGCCAGCCGCCTCACCTGATCCTGGCCATTCCCTGCCGCAGCGCCTCGGAGCCGCCCTCACCCAGATCCTCATCCACCTGTGCGTGGGTTGCCGTCCAGATCGGCAAAGCGCGCTGAAGAAGAAGCAGCCCCTCCTCCGTCAATTTCAGCAGCCGGCTGCGGGCATCCTTAGGGTCGGTCAAGACATCGATCAGCCCTCGCCGCTGCAAGGGTTTCAGGGCTGCCGTCAGAGTGGTGCGGTCCATATCCAGTACCGAGGCGACCGAACTCATCGTTGCCGGTTGCGGCCTGTTCAGGGACATCAGCATGGAAAACTGCCCGTTTGTGAGACCGACGGGCCGCAGGGCATTATCGAACCGGCGCGCCAGGGCACGTGCCGCCCGCTGCGCATGCAGACACAGGCAGGTATCGCGAACATGAATGGTTGTCGAAAAAGGAATCACAACTTCATTTGACATGGCTTATATATGTTGATATCAACCTATTTGTCAAGATGATCCAGTCTGAGGAGGCAGCGATGGAGCATGCAGTGGCAAGCCGCGAGGAATGGCTGGAGGCGCGCAAGCAGCTTCTGGTTCGCGAAAAGGAAATGACCCGTCTGCGTGATGCCATCAACCGCGAGCGGATGGCGCTGCCCTGGGTGAAGGTGGAGGAGGATTACCGTTTTCAGACGCCGACGGGCGAGAAGAGCCTCAGCGACCTGTTCGACGGACGCAGCCAGCTGATCACCTATCACTTCATGTTCGGGCCGGACTGGGAGGCAGGGTGCGAGGGCTGCTCCTTCCTCGCCGATCATCTGGACGGCACGCTTGCGCATCTGAACCACCATGATGTGACACTGGTGTGCGTATCGCGCGCGCCGCTGGAGAAGATCGAAGCCTACAAGCGCCGCATGGGCTGGAAATTCCCCTGGGTGTCATCCTTCGGATCGCGCTTCAACTATGATTTCGGCGTGTCGTTCACACCCGAACAGCTCGCATCAGGCTCT
The window above is part of the Rhizobium rhizoryzae genome. Proteins encoded here:
- the arsB gene encoding ACR3 family arsenite efflux transporter — protein: MSTFERYLTLWVALCIVVGVALGHAFPAVFQAIGALEVAKVNLPVAVLIWLMIIPMLLKIDFAALREVGQHWRGIGVTLFINWAIKPFSMALLGWFFIGWLFRPLLPETQIDSYIAGLILLAAAPCTAMVFVWSNLTKGEPHFTLSQVALNDAIMIVAFAPIVALLLGLSAITVPWDTLVLSVALYIVIPVVVAQVIRRALLAGGSADALDRLLARLGPLSLVALLATLILLFGFQGEQIIAQPGVIALLAVPILIQVYLNSGLAYLLNRWSGEKHCVAGPSALIGASNFFELAVAAAISLFGFHSGAALATVVGVLIEVPVMLTIVWIVNRSKGWYEASPRVAR
- a CDS encoding LysR family transcriptional regulator, translated to MARLDVNRSAEMEVYVAVVEQGGFSAAARALSLTPSAVSKLISRLESRLNVRLINRSTRQFRLTPEGREFYERSASILASIEDAERAAASAVEAVGRIRLNTSSVYLAHRLNPLLPKFLARFPGVTLDIAQTDTVVDLMADHTDIAVRTGPLKSSSLIARKLGETRLTVAASPAYLERHGTPLHPDELSRHNLLRFGYSRSVRDWPFRERDIEIAVTPSGRVQVNDGEGMRQLALAGIGIVRMGSFVVADDIRAGRLVPLLEEFNPGDREEFYAVYVGQKGPLPSRIRALLDFLAEHGRVE
- a CDS encoding ArsR/SmtB family transcription factor; this encodes MDEKNVIDALGALAQSTRLQTFRLLVSREPEGMAAGEIAKALDVPQNTMSAHLSTLSQAGLVLAERQGRSIIYRADLDGLRAVTLFLLKDCCGGNSQICAPIIAELTPCCAPGANTKTC
- a CDS encoding MFS transporter; translation: MPIALYALTAGAFGIGVTEFVIMGLLREIGADLSVSIAQAGLLISGYALGVVFGAPIMTILTARMPRKRVLLGLMVIFIIGNIVCAIAPSYSLMMVARMVTALAHGTFFGVGSVVATSLVAENKRASAIAVMFTGLTVANVLGVPFGTWLGQTLGWRSTFWAVSLVGIAALLVIAALLPKDDQAPDVTDWRADLRAIGRLPVLLGLATTVFGYAGVFTVFTYIAPLLTQVAGLSDSAVSPILLVFGGGMIIGNILGGKLADRNLGRTLTVTLIALGLSLGLMPLFFASGWSSVLIVGLTGIAAFATVAPLQMWVMGKAKGAGEVLVSSFNIAAFNLGNALGAWAGGYAIDHGPGLAAVPYVAVVFPVLAVIVAWLAMRGSQDAPEVAVARPTA
- a CDS encoding DUF4142 domain-containing protein; the encoded protein is MNRRNILAGMAVASAFPLATHVLAQGAGQAAGAKGSAMGKDKMKALMGGEFATETSKLAAQNASSPAVKTFAQLEIREQAAVAEAFGSKPGAVSLDDKHKAMLQKLQAAKGAEFDKMYIEGQIKGHEELLAIHKDYARSGKDEMARGASTVAVPAIETHLAMLKTIQNSLG
- a CDS encoding c-type cytochrome, which codes for MKFRTAIAATMAICLGAAAAIAADEPQAVRQAQMKQIGASVGALGAIAKGEKPYDAETVKKALSTIAADAKDFPNHFPAGSETGGNTAAAPAIWQNMDDFKAKSLKLSKEAETILASMPADQAAVGAALKTLGGECSACHQTYRLKR
- a CDS encoding aldo/keto reductase; this encodes METVTANGANIPALGFGTFRMPGEDVMRVVPKAIELGFRHIDTAQIYGNEAEVGAAIQQSGVARGDIFLTTKVWVDKFAPDAFAASVDESLKKLKTDHVDLLLLHWPQSDVPLASRMESLNAVKKAGKVRNIGISNFNIAMMEEAAKLSDAPIATNQVELHPYLDQSKLLEAARKHGISLTAYYLMADGRVPKDEVLKDIGSRHGKTAAQVALRWAVQQKDVIALSKTATVERLQENFDIFDFDLTDAEMGEISKLAKPDGRIVNPGHLRPPHWD
- a CDS encoding branched-chain amino acid aminotransferase, encoding MSVNTAPRSTTWTFVDGEWISGNPPLIGPTSHAMWLGSTVFDGARWFDGISPDLDLHCQRVNRSAINMGMKPTKTPEEIEHLALEGVKKFDGKTAIYIKPMYWAEHGSPFSVVAADPESTRFALCLFEAPMHTAQPSSLTVSPFRRPNPEVAMTSAKTGSLYPNSGRAIIEAKNRGFDNALMRDMNGNVAETASSNIFMVKDGVIMTPVANGTFLSGITRSRVIGLLRAAGHDVRECTLTVEDFKAADEIFTSGNYSKIVPINRLDDQQFQEGPIARKALELYMDWAKSGKKAAA
- a CDS encoding type II toxin-antitoxin system Phd/YefM family antitoxin, encoding MPHVRFTEFRQNFASHFDAVLESRAPLLVTRQGAESVVVIAEGEFESMQETLHLLSNPANADRLRESMEQLAGGKVIERDPTGE
- a CDS encoding Txe/YoeB family addiction module toxin; translated protein: MKLVWTEQAWADYEFWVESDQAVVLRIHQLIKDMKRSPFSGIGKPEPLKGSLSGFWSRRITADHRIVYNVAGAGEDQRLQIIQCRYHYVK
- a CDS encoding superoxide dismutase yields the protein MAFELPELPYDYEALQPFMSKETLEYHHDKHHKAYVDNGNKLAAEAGMADLSVEEVVKKSFGTNAGLFNNAAQHYNHIHFWKWMKKDGGGNKLPGKLQAAIDSDLGGYDKFKADFIAAGTTQFGSGWAWLSLKDGKLVISKTPNGENPLVHGASPILGVDVWEHSYYIDYRNARPKYLEAFVDSLINWDYVLEMYEAASK
- a CDS encoding arsenate reductase ArsC, producing MTEKIYSVLFLCTGNSARSILGEAILQKEGQGRFRAFSAGSQPKGEVHPLALKTLAALDYPHEGFRSKSWDEFAEQGAPVFDFIFTVCDNAAGEACPVWLGHPATAHWGIEDPAAVEGTEVEKLQAFAEAARFLKNRIAAFVNLPLSSLDKLALQAKLKEIGALEGATSGNGKG